Proteins from a single region of Veillonellaceae bacterium:
- the holA gene encoding DNA polymerase III subunit delta: protein MNHTDVLREIKNKQIRSVYLLYGEETYFTRQLEKAIIDAVLTPEECDMNLVVFNQDPPFQELVTLIETIPFLGGRNVIVIRGTSLFKARRGSNDENQPSSGSNDEQLIRLLSNMPDYSHLVMSTTDKVDKRRKLFKTVEAYGIAAEMAPLKLGDIRGWLNTKLVSLNKNMAQDAIEHLLGAIALMPQISLSFLDNEIEKLALYSGNRNITLEDTEQVLASIPEVSVFVLIDALSQKQKAKALELLNQQLAAGDHPLRILALLVRQIRMLWQAKELAAQGINARTLAASIGVPPFVGEKVLRQSRNFSHKTLKEALLALAAADYELKAGKSDNIALERIIIELCQ, encoded by the coding sequence ATGAATCATACAGATGTTTTACGTGAGATAAAAAACAAGCAAATAAGGTCGGTTTACTTGCTTTACGGTGAAGAAACTTATTTTACCCGCCAATTGGAAAAGGCGATTATTGATGCCGTGCTTACCCCCGAAGAATGTGATATGAATTTGGTTGTATTTAATCAAGATCCGCCTTTTCAGGAATTAGTTACTTTAATAGAGACTATTCCTTTTCTGGGGGGGAGAAATGTCATTGTTATACGGGGAACGTCATTGTTTAAGGCACGAAGAGGCAGTAATGATGAGAACCAACCTTCTTCCGGAAGTAATGATGAACAGTTAATCAGACTTCTGAGTAATATGCCCGACTACAGTCATCTTGTGATGTCAACTACCGACAAGGTTGATAAACGGCGTAAGTTGTTCAAGACAGTTGAGGCATATGGAATAGCTGCGGAAATGGCACCTTTGAAGCTAGGGGATATCAGAGGCTGGCTAAATACTAAGCTGGTATCGCTTAATAAAAACATGGCACAAGATGCTATTGAACATCTACTGGGGGCCATTGCGTTGATGCCGCAGATTTCACTCAGCTTTTTGGACAATGAAATAGAAAAGTTGGCGCTTTATTCGGGGAACCGGAATATAACTCTTGAGGATACAGAGCAAGTTTTAGCATCAATACCGGAAGTTTCAGTATTTGTGTTGATTGATGCCTTAAGCCAGAAACAAAAAGCTAAGGCATTAGAACTGCTGAATCAGCAGCTTGCAGCCGGAGATCATCCCTTAAGGATATTGGCGTTGCTCGTAAGGCAGATAAGAATGTTGTGGCAGGCAAAAGAACTGGCAGCACAAGGCATCAATGCTAGAACGTTAGCAGCATCTATCGGTGTACCGCCTTTTGTGGGCGAAAAAGTCCTCCGCCAAAGCCGAAACTTTTCTCATAAGACTTTAAAGGAAGCTCTATTGGCGCTGGCGGCCGCAGACTATGAGTTGAAAGCCGGCAAATCCGATAATATAGCGCTTGAAAGAATTATAATTGAATTGTGCCAATAG
- a CDS encoding DNA internalization-related competence protein ComEC/Rec2 — translation MKRISIIFTAAFAAGITMADFDVMTGNLALLYAVAAGLFVGFLIAVFRWIKAAAILMAALCIVSGLIHALHVSQVPLSDISHLAGQRLTVVGIVSDIPQVLPISQDNVKVRYIINARAAITEQGEEVPVTGGVLININQRISQQILPYGTETVAAGKLTLPHSYGNPGMIDTSAALKRQGITARLSAADGMIRFSDDNSKRHWQNTLSDWRENITKRMEKAMPPETAAILAGTLFGGYAGIPKEVIASFATTGIIHILSVSGTHIALVAAVIFWFGSLFRIRPGIISAWAAFSIVIYALISGCTPPVVRSAIMGIIGLAAVGLGREKDAPTALMIAAFLMLLYQPGLIYDISFQLSFSAAAGLIFLYPKTVAYLKLLPAWLAKPFAVTLAAQLGVVPFIAWYFKSFSLSSFIANLIAIPIIEAAVILGLFTSILGAMLAPANILWYSCSFLINLVVVIIEKLATLPGASIYLPPIGLEAGIAYYCLVAWLYGYRPIWIPSLSDVYSKWFKASTVFSIIITVAFAVYINYPRQFAVHFIDVGQGDAALIITPHRRSILIDSGGTLGEATDFDVGERVVLPYLKHYGILDIDYLILTHGHQDHAGGASAVVSGIPVKNIMIAREEFTPALKKLINATPDAVFIPIYQDQQIMLDGTRVSIILDGIRDQAKSNNESSAVIKVTYGSHSFLFTGDLEAKGEQEILIKKLPVRCSVLKVGHHGSKTSSTPEFLAAVQPQYAVISVGYNNRFGHPHPDVIKRLTERNIETYRTDQHGAIIFQSDGENLHIETFRGLK, via the coding sequence ATGAAAAGGATATCAATAATTTTTACAGCGGCTTTTGCCGCCGGCATTACAATGGCAGACTTTGATGTAATGACAGGGAATTTAGCTTTACTTTATGCAGTGGCTGCTGGTTTGTTTGTTGGTTTTTTAATTGCTGTATTTAGATGGATAAAGGCGGCAGCGATATTGATGGCGGCCCTTTGTATTGTAAGCGGTTTAATTCATGCCTTGCATGTCAGCCAAGTGCCCTTATCAGATATTAGCCATCTAGCCGGGCAGCGCCTTACAGTGGTAGGAATAGTATCAGATATCCCGCAAGTGCTGCCAATTAGCCAAGACAATGTTAAGGTTAGGTATATAATTAATGCTCGTGCTGCTATAACTGAACAGGGCGAGGAAGTACCCGTGACGGGTGGCGTGCTAATTAATATTAATCAAAGAATTAGCCAGCAGATTTTACCTTATGGGACTGAAACTGTAGCAGCAGGCAAACTAACGTTGCCTCACAGCTATGGCAATCCCGGAATGATTGATACTAGCGCTGCTTTAAAGCGGCAGGGAATAACAGCCCGTCTGTCGGCGGCTGATGGCATGATACGGTTTTCTGATGATAATAGTAAGCGGCACTGGCAAAACACCTTATCCGACTGGCGGGAGAATATTACTAAGCGTATGGAGAAGGCCATGCCGCCTGAAACGGCAGCTATTCTAGCCGGAACGCTTTTTGGCGGTTATGCAGGAATACCCAAAGAGGTTATTGCAAGTTTTGCAACTACAGGTATTATTCATATTCTGTCTGTCTCAGGTACACATATTGCCTTAGTAGCGGCGGTAATTTTTTGGTTTGGCTCGCTGTTTAGAATACGACCGGGGATTATTTCCGCTTGGGCGGCTTTTTCCATAGTTATCTATGCCTTGATCTCGGGTTGTACTCCGCCGGTTGTGCGCTCGGCGATAATGGGAATCATCGGACTTGCTGCTGTCGGTCTAGGCAGGGAAAAAGATGCCCCCACAGCCTTGATGATAGCAGCTTTTCTAATGCTTTTGTACCAACCTGGTCTTATATATGATATAAGCTTCCAACTATCTTTCAGCGCTGCCGCAGGACTGATTTTCTTATATCCAAAGACCGTAGCCTATCTTAAGCTATTACCGGCTTGGCTGGCAAAACCTTTTGCAGTGACGCTTGCGGCGCAATTAGGTGTAGTGCCGTTTATAGCTTGGTACTTTAAAAGTTTTTCGCTCAGTTCATTTATAGCCAATCTTATTGCAATTCCAATTATTGAAGCGGCGGTAATATTGGGTTTGTTTACCTCAATTTTGGGAGCGATGCTAGCACCAGCTAACATATTGTGGTATTCCTGCAGTTTTCTCATTAATTTAGTTGTGGTAATAATAGAAAAACTTGCTACTCTGCCGGGGGCGAGTATTTATCTTCCGCCAATTGGCCTTGAGGCTGGGATTGCCTATTATTGTCTGGTAGCCTGGTTATATGGGTATAGGCCAATATGGATACCCTCACTTTCAGATGTTTATAGTAAGTGGTTCAAAGCTAGTACGGTTTTTTCTATAATTATAACTGTGGCTTTTGCCGTTTATATTAACTATCCGCGGCAATTTGCGGTTCACTTTATCGATGTAGGTCAAGGGGATGCAGCATTAATTATTACTCCGCACCGCCGCTCCATTTTAATCGACAGCGGGGGAACACTTGGCGAAGCAACTGATTTCGATGTTGGTGAGCGAGTGGTTTTGCCTTATCTTAAACATTATGGTATATTGGATATCGATTATCTTATATTGACCCATGGGCATCAGGATCATGCTGGAGGAGCATCAGCGGTTGTTTCAGGTATCCCGGTAAAAAATATAATGATAGCGAGAGAAGAGTTTACGCCGGCGCTAAAAAAGCTGATTAACGCGACGCCTGATGCTGTCTTTATTCCGATTTACCAAGACCAGCAAATCATGCTTGACGGCACAAGAGTTTCAATAATCCTTGATGGGATTAGAGACCAAGCAAAATCAAATAACGAAAGCTCGGCGGTAATTAAAGTTACTTATGGCAGTCATAGTTTCCTATTCACAGGAGACCTAGAGGCTAAAGGTGAGCAGGAGATTTTAATTAAAAAACTGCCGGTGAGATGCTCAGTGTTAAAAGTCGGACATCATGGCTCTAAAACCTCATCTACTCCCGAGTTTTTAGCGGCAGTCCAACCCCAATATGCTGTAATATCTGTCGGTTATAACAATAGGTTCGGTCATCCACATCCCGATGTGATAAAAAGGCTAACTGAGCGGAACATCGAAACCTACCGAACGGATCAGCATGGGGCAATAATCTTTCAATCAGATGGAGAGAACTTACATATTGAGACGTTTCGAGGCTTAAAATGA
- a CDS encoding ComEA family DNA-binding protein, with protein sequence MVDEQKKRLLLLATLTVIILCGSCYAYWQKNSAPESVAVPTNLKANKESRVNQEELTVYITGAVMQPGVIKVQAGTRIIDVINAAGGLAQGAEVSKLNLAKTVKDGMHIKVSGGAELPRTAVRNDSNRAAGNKININTATKGELDKLPGIGPTLAQRIIDYRQANGHFKNIADIKKVSGISEKRYNKLKDNISI encoded by the coding sequence ATGGTGGACGAACAGAAAAAAAGATTGCTGCTGCTTGCAACACTTACAGTTATAATCCTTTGCGGCAGCTGTTATGCCTATTGGCAGAAAAACTCAGCACCTGAAAGCGTTGCGGTTCCGACAAACCTGAAAGCAAACAAGGAAAGCAGAGTTAATCAGGAGGAGTTAACAGTCTATATTACCGGGGCAGTCATGCAGCCAGGCGTTATTAAAGTACAGGCTGGTACTCGAATTATTGATGTAATCAATGCAGCTGGTGGCTTAGCGCAGGGAGCTGAGGTGAGTAAACTAAATTTGGCTAAGACAGTAAAAGATGGCATGCATATTAAAGTGTCAGGCGGTGCCGAGCTGCCTAGAACAGCAGTCCGTAACGACTCAAACAGAGCTGCAGGAAATAAAATAAATATTAATACAGCAACCAAGGGCGAATTAGATAAGTTGCCGGGAATCGGGCCAACGCTTGCGCAAAGAATAATAGATTACCGCCAAGCCAATGGGCATTTTAAGAATATAGCTGACATAAAAAAAGTGTCTGGAATAAGCGAAAAACGCTATAACAAGCTGAAAGATAATATAAGCATATAG